From the Primulina tabacum isolate GXHZ01 chromosome 15, ASM2559414v2, whole genome shotgun sequence genome, one window contains:
- the LOC142526891 gene encoding serine/threonine-protein kinase STY46-like, which yields MVMEDNESCGSRVVESSPSESRQQRKKVEVYNEVLRRLKEADQPETRELDFEDQLWGHFNRLPARYAMDVNVERAEDVITHKRLLHLARDPAEQPAFEVRLVQVAPVAEGNIGDSVHSQSPKRGSIHPPPAFGSSPNLEALALESSKSENPDGDSAVNGGVKFLRPMHEITFSTEDKPKLLSQLTAFLAEIGLNIQEAHAFSTVDGYSLDVFVVDGWPLEEVEQLRTAVEKQVLKFEKNSWLNPQSSPPLGERQKMEIKSESDHLKIPTDGTDVWEIDPQFLKFESKVASGSYGDLYKGSYCSQEVAIKILKTERLNTELQKEFAQEVYIMRKVRHKNVVQFIGACTKPPNLCIVTEFMSGGSVYDYLHKQRGTFKLPSLLKVAIDVSKGMNYLHQNNIIHRDLKAANLLMDENEVVKVADFGVARVKAETGVMTAETGTYRWMAPEVIEHKPYDHKADVFSFGVVLWELLTGKLPYEYLTPLQAAVGVVQKGLRPTIPKQTNPKLAELLEGCWQQDPTSRPDFSDVTEILQKISKEVGDDGEGRKEKSGGFFSALRRGHHH from the exons ATGGTGATGGAAGATAACGAGAGCTGTGGAAGTAGGGTGGTGGAATCGTCGCCGTCGGAGAGCCGACAGCAGCGGAAGAAGGTGGAGGTTTACAATGAGGTTTTGAGGCGACTCAAGGAAGCCGACCAACCGGAGACGCGTGAGTTGGATTTCGAAGATCAGCTGTGGGGGCACTTTAATCGCCTTCCGGCGAG GTATGCGATGGATGTGAACGTGGAAAGGGCGGAGGATGTAATTACTCACAAGCGATTACTGCATCTTGCACGTGATCCTGCTGAACAGCCTGCATTTGAAGTTCGCCTTGTTCAGGTCGCACCAGTCGCTGAAGGGAATATAGGAGATTCAGTCCATTCAcaatcaccaaaaagggggag TATCCATCCCCCACCTGCTTTTGGTTCTTCTCCAAATCTTGAGGCTCTTGCACTGGAAAGTAGCAAATCAGAAAATCCAGATGGAGACAGTGCTGTAAATGGTGGAGTCAAGTTTCTAAG GCCCATGCATGAGATTACTTTCTCAACAGAAGATAAACCAAAGCTTCTGAGTCAG CTGACAGCTTTTTTAGCTGAAATTGGGCTTAACATCCAGGAAGCACATGCCTTCTCCACAGTGGATGGATATTCACTAGATGTCTTTGTTGTTGATGGCTGGCCACTGGAG GAGGTTGAACAACTCCGAACTGCCGTTGAAAAACAAGTTTTAAAGTTTGAG AAAAATTCATGGCTCAATCCACAGTCTTCACCTCCTCTTGGTGAGCGTCAAAAAATGGAGATCAAAAGTGAATCTGATCATTTGAAAATACCCACCGATGGCACTGATGTCTGGGAGATTGATCCCcagtttttgaaatttgaatccaAAGTAGCATCAGGCTCATATGGTGATCT ATACAAAGGTTCTTATTGCAGTCAGGAAGTAGCAATCAAAATTCTCAAGACAGAGCGATTGAATACAGAATTGCAGAAGGAGTTTGCACAAGAAGTATATATAATGAG AAAAGTTCGGCACAAAAATGTTGTGCAGTTCATAGGGGCATGCACTAAACCTCCAAACTTGTGCATTGTGACAG AATTCATGTCAGGAGGGAGCGTTTATGATTATTTACACAAGCAAAGGGGTACTTTTAAGCTTCCATCTTTACTTAAAGTAGCGATCGACGTATCAAAGGGGATGAACTATTTGCATCAGAACAATATCATTCATAGAGACCTGAAGGCTGCAAATCTGTTGATGGATGAAAACGAA GTCGTCAAGGTTGCTGACTTCGGGGTGGCCAGAGTGAAAGCTGAAACTGGTGTTATGACTGCTGAAACAGGGACATATCGGTGGATGGCTCCTGAG GTCATAGAACACAAACCTTACGACCATAAGGCCGATGTATTTAGCTTTGGCGTAGTTTTGTGGGAATTACTCACAGGAAAG CTTCCATACGAATACTTAACCCCTCTACAAGCAGCAGTTGGAGTGGTCCAAAAGGGCCTGCGGCCAACTATTCCGAAGCAGACTAATCCAAAGCTTGCCGAGCTGCTTGAGGGATGCTGGCAGCAAGATCCAACCTCGAGACCCGACTTTTCTGATGTAACAGAAATCTTACAGAAGATATCTAAAGAG GTGGGGGACGACGGAGAAGGCCGAAAGGAGAAATCTGGAGGATTCTTTTCTGCTCTTAGGCGAGGACATCACCATTGA